The region CGTAAGTTCCAGGACTCTATTCAAAAATAGCAAAGTGTCGAGGATTTAAACTGTTCTTTTCACCCTCGATACAGGATGCCTTGACTGGAGACAACAAGGAACAGCAGGAGTCTCGCTCGGGAGATGTTGTCACTGGATCCTACGCTCTGGTTGAGCCCGATGGCACCCGTCGTGTCGTTGAGTACACCGCCGATCCCGTCAACGGATTCAACGCCGTCGTCCACCGTGAGCCTCTGGCCGTGAAGGCTGTGGCCCCGATCGCCAAGTACGCCGCTCCTCTGGCTTACCCAGCTGTGGCCAAGGTCGCTGCTCCGATCGCTCCCTACGGATACCCAGCCTACGGCAAGGCCATCCTTGGTTAAACTTGGATAAGCGCTAGCAACTACCCTCTAGAACTTCCATCAAGAACGTTTGCTTCCGTCTAGTGCGAGCCCATTTCATCCAAGTCATTAGATAGCATCTactattatttattcatgCCAACTTCGCACCCGTACTTCCTTCAATTAATGTGCATTCACCACACGACAGTTTCTCATGCCATCTGTTTGTGATGCACTTCGGCATGGCATCAGGAAACTCATTAAGAATTACTGGTAAATGCTTGTGCTTGATGCCTTTTTGTATATATGAAGGATAAGCTCTTGTTaacgattgctgctgttgaacgaTTGCTGACTGTGTTTTGACTGATTACAAGCTGTATAAAACTGTTACAAACGAATCGAACTGACGATCGATTTAAATAAATGCAAGTTCTTTAAAAGATATGTTTTGTCAAGCGCttcttttttcaaaaacctGAGTAAAACAATTGATCTGAATCAAGTCTTTAACTATGAACAgatattaaaatgttaaatgaaacattggatggaaattgattgaaaaattctCAAAAAAAACTTACTGCGCCGAGTCACTCAAATTCTTATTATAATTTGAGATTCACACTGAAATGTGTCTCTATACCTTTGTCGATTTGACTGTAGTACGAATACGAGAAACATTTATCGTGATAGTTAACACGCGAGTTGAACACTTTATGACCTGGAGAAGTtactttttttataaaatataaCCATTTTTATCTGAAAGTGCGCGAAAAAGCGGATTTATAACACTACCATAGCGAAGAGAATAATATagttctcactcactcaaccCTTGAACAGTTGTAATGAAAAGTTGTTAACATTATCAGCGTAACTCTAACAGGTTGCACAgatttttgattaaatttgttaataataaaattgtttttttttataaactcAATGACAGTGCAGGACCTTTTTCTATTTAAGAGACTCAAAGAGAAATGCAACACTACAAAAATATCAACTCCACCGGCATAATCAATACTTTTATTACAAACCACGATATCTATCTGTATtggatattattttttaaaaggaAATGGCTTTGAACAAGTGTAATGAATATTACAGCTTTGGACTAAAGAAATCTACgttcattaaaatgaaatgttgaagTGCCAATCAATGGTTATGTTATGTTGTGCAACATATCTATTGGCTGCTAGAGGTTGTGCAAGCGATCGGAACATGCTGCCGTTTGAAGTGTAGCGAACAACCCCAGCTATGCTGCGTAACAGAATCAACAATCACTGCAAGGGAACGGAAATTGAAGATGCAATACATGGGCGTCACCCGTGGCGTCAACATTCTTCAGACACGTGAAATTCTCTTCGAAGACCATTTCCAGTCTTCTGCGGTACGGCTACCTGTCACCCGCTAATGGTTGAcgactttttttctctctctcctttgctCCAGATATCACAGAGCAAACGAGTGGTGAACACGCATAAAACGGCGCACGCATGTCGGAGCTGTCCCATAAATTAAGATTTGGCAGTACTGCCCTTCCCGCCCGCCTTCTGGCCCGCGCAAGTCAACGTTGGCGGCGCAGGAGTTCAATGCACAGACCGTCGTACCGGTGCCGTTGCAGGCCTCGCCCATTCCTTTAACCAGCGGATTTCGATCGcatttttttcctcgcttAACAACCAATAAACCGGGGACAAATAGTAAGCGGTGAGCGAGGCAACTGGGCCTACTGGGCATACATAGTGCGACACGTCGAAATTGACCATTTTCCTTGGGTCGTGAGGGGCCGGGGCTTGTTAGAGTCGGCTTTTCTGCGAATGCCCGTATCGCGGTGGCGAAAATGGACACCAATCAAATGTgccgagagaaagaaaaaacaaacacaacatatCTCATATCGGATCTGTCCCCTAACCGACGCGACCCACATTGCACCAGTGCTACTACCTCAAGGGGTGGGTGCACGTTCGGGAGTTCTCTGGGTGCGTGGCCAGTTATGGCTATCGGTGGAATGGCCCGGACGACTGAACGAAGCCTGCTGCCCAGTTGCACCGTTGGGTAGGAAATTTGTGGCCTGCGTATATAAAGCAAAGCGAAAATTAGATTAGCACCACATTCGTGTTCGCAGTCGGTTCTAACGAGGTTCGAtccaagcagcaagcagcaacaaataCCCTCAAAAATGGCCCTCCGGGTAAGTAAGACGATTGTTGACGAGAATCCCGGGCTCCAGTGTAATACCGAATTCTTCGCATCACAGTTTGCAGTTCTAGCCGCCTTCATCGCCACTGCCAGTGCTGTTGCCATCGGATATCCGGCGGCATACCCAGCGATTGCAAAGGTTGCTGCACCGATTGGCGATTACGATCCCAACCCGCATTACAGCTACAGCTATGCCGTTGCGGTAAGTTGTTGCTGAGAGCCGATGTTACGCTCAAGCATCACGCTCATGTATGCTCTCTTCTTAGGATGCCGTGACCGGAGATAACAAGAGCCAACAGGAATCACGGTCGGGAGATGTTGTCACTGGATCGTACTCTCTGATCGAAGCCGACGGTAGCCAGCGTGTCGTCGAGTACACCGCCGATCCCGTCAACGGATTCAACGCCGTCGTCCAccgtggtgccggtgttgtGAAGGCTGTGGCCCCGGTTGCCAAGTTTGCTTCACCGTACGCGTATCCTGCCGTTGCTAAGGTTGCCGCACCGCTGGCTCATCCATACTACGGATAAGGGAACCGATCCACCATCATGCTAATTTAGGGAGCGGAATCCCATCGCGGAACCGCCTGCACATTCGACCTGATATGAACGACGATTCTCACTATGCAAGCGTTCGTTCTAAGCTGCTAAATGCTTGACTGAAATAAAGCAAATCTCAAATGGAAATAGTACACCATGCCTCTAACCCTTCTTAGTGTATGGTTACCTGGACAAAAGCATACTGATGACAATATTATGCGCCATACAGACGCGCAATGTTCTATTTCAACAGCcttgtttgctttgatttatTCAGCGTGTTTCAGTAGCTTGAAAATATACAACAGAGACCAAATAACATAAATCTTACAGTAATTGCGTGCGTTAGAACAATGCGGTGGAGGAGCTTCAAGCAACAGTTTGCACTTTACACAGGAACTCTTTCGattaatggtttgtttgagaCAAAAAGACATTTGTGCTTCGATGTAACGTCGATGTGCGTTTACCAAAACTACGCATCAAAGAGCCTACTTGATTACCAAATAAGTATAGTGTAACCAGAGAGTGCTTTTACTAAACCTTTAATCAGTTATTTAAAGAGTAATCTCTGATGAAATtttggggaaaagtttttctaGGACAACTGATACCTGGGCTGGCATCTTTATCAACCGATGATAATATATTTTCAGAGTATATTGAGATCACGgtagtgaaataaaaaaatagaaaattagaaaaaatccACAACGTTAGCTGAATGAATGACGATTTGATTGAGAAAtgtttctacaaaaaaaaaataaagttttcaCACTATTATCACACTTTCTGCACAACTACTGAACTGAAAAAAGTgaaggaataaaaatgaaacacgcTATGGCATGAGACTATTAAGCTATTTACACCATATACAGCTCACATGACAATATCGCACGTGCGTGATCATACCCCGCAGCAGCATTGGGACCACCACATGGATCGACATTGACTATATGCTCGGTAGACATTCTACTCTTTCCGTCAGCCACgatcacgacaacgacggcggaTCGTTGGGTGATGGGCTAAACGAGGACAACACGTGGACCACCTGCACAGTCACCATCTCCTCGCCCACCGAAGGGCGTTGTTTGAGGTGCATTCGATGCGTTTTCATTAACAGAGCCAGACTGGACCGCCAAGCATATAGTACCACCTCCTCTCAAACCCGCAAACCTCCTATCAATCGCTTGTCTCTCGCCTAATTTGACTCCCTTGGTCCGGGCCGACGAGTGTGTCGAGGTACGCAACGGGGTAAGGATACTCCACCATCGGTACCGCCAACGAGGTGACATTCGGCTCCCACGATTGTGAACTTGTGAACCCCACTATGGCCGGCACCAATCACTGCACACTAACACGGAGCGAACTAGTGAGCGGTAATTTGCTCTCGATAAGTCTCGTTTTCGACCGGGTACGCACATTTTGATAACCAACCCACAAATCGACGATTGGCCTCGGGCACCGCACGCAAAAAGTATGTGccagagagctagagagagagagagagcgagacgaACCGCAAAAGTGCATCGATTGGGTGCACTACGGAGTGATTCGAACGAAGTGATTGTAGGGCGTTGGTTTAGCGGACGGGCGAGCGAGTTTTCGGCGGGGTGACTTTCTGGGCTTCTGTGCGTGAGCGAGGACCGGACTATAAAAGGTAACGCTGGGTGGAGTAAAGAACATAATCAGCATACGGTTGTCAAACGGTCAACACCAACCACACAAATCCACCCAAAATGGCATTCAAAGTGAGTGAGGTTCTGGCAAACTTCTAAGCTCCTTTTCGTTCGAATACTGTTCTAATATTGTAGTCTCGATCCAATTCCACTGTTCACAGTTCGCCGTCTTCGCCGCCATCGTGGCCGTCGCTAACGCCGTTGCCATCGGATACCCGGCCCCGCTGGGAGCTTACCATGCTCCTCTGGGTGTGGCCAAGGTTGCCGCTCCTCTGGCTTACCCAGCGGTCGCCAAGGTTGCCAAGATCGCCGATGACTACGACCCGAACCCGCAGTACAGCTACAGTTACCACATTGCCGTAAGTTCCAGGACTTTACTCGACAATAGTAGAGTCTCAAAGACTCAAACTGTTCTTTTGATCATCCCTACAGGATGCCGTGACCGGAGACAACAAGGAACAGCAGGAGTCTCGCTCGGGAGATGTTGTCACTGGATCCTACGCTCTGGTTGAGCCCGATGGCACCCGTCGCGTCGTCGAGTACACCGCCGATCCCGTCAACGGATTCAACGCCGTCGTCCACCGTGAGCCTCTGGCCGTGAAGGCTGTGGCCCCGATCGCCAAGTACGCCGCTCCCCTGGCTTACCCAGCTGTGGCCAAGGTCGCTGCTCCGATCGCTCCCTACGGATACCCAGCCTACGGCAAGGCCATCCTTGGTTAAATCGCTGCCTAAGTTGCACTCGTTTCTCTATCCACCCATCGTGATGTGATCGATATCGGACGACACCAAGCTGACGTCTAAATAAGAACTCTCAACACGATGGAACGATGACCAGACAACCTGCTAACGTATTGAAAGACCCAACGCCACGCCTCGTAACGTGACAAAGCGCACGCACCATTCTTCATCGCGATTGTGTGTCgcccacgaaacgaaacgagccCCAGCACGCATATGTAAATATTGGCGCACGCGCTGCTTGGCAGCTACCACCAACGATCCACCATCGGCGCTTCCCACCTGGAGTGAGGATAGTAGTGTGAATGATAGTGTATTATATTGTGTTTCCTCTAGCTCATATTGACTTTGTTACGCTGTTAACGGATTGAACCAACAACATTACGATCGAAGAAAAGTGGAGTTGCCCGATTTGTTTTGACTTTGCATGTTTGCAGTGAAAGAACTCTCTAACATACGCAACCAATTATCGCGCAAGCGAAACTTCTGGAAGCTCACTCAGGTATGCGGGAATGACCTCTACCCCCGAATAGACTAGACTGGCACCATTGGGAGCGCCCGTGTTAGGAGACGCTTCTTACTTTGGCTACTCGTCTCTAGGTCAAGAGCACATACCGATCGCGGGGACAAAAGCCACTTCACCAGACGAATCGACAGCTCAATGAAAACCAAGAACACGGTCTACGGAGATTCACCACCTCACCAGAAATTCCCGACAACTGTTGACAGCAATAATATGCGCGTAATCGCGTGAACAGTGCGCGGAAGAATAGAAGCATAATTCGTGTGCTGTACTCACTGTCTAGTCCAGGCCCCTTTCGGACCGTACAGGAACCGTTGCAGGGTCAGCCAGCGCCGCTCCGTGTTGGCATCTTTGGCCTTCCGCTGTGCCTGCTGTACGTTGAGCCGCGCATTCTCCTCTGATTGACGTATTCGACACGGCACCAGTATCCGCTCCTGTAACACAAGCGCAAGCAACAGCGCCGTTCAGCGGTCAATTAATCTCTGTGGTTTGATCAATTTTCGGGAGTCGAAGAACGGGGGGGAGATCGGGATCTAACGGTGATGCCACCTTACCTGGAACTTGCGGCGGCTTTCCATCTGCAGCTTGGCGCGTCTCTGCGAGGACAGCTTGCATGACTCGTAGCACTCGGCCCAAAAGGTGTTTAGCGGT is a window of Anopheles aquasalis chromosome 2, idAnoAquaMG_Q_19, whole genome shotgun sequence DNA encoding:
- the LOC126571054 gene encoding cuticle protein 21-like, producing the protein MALRFAVLAAFIATASAVAIGYPAAYPAIAKVAAPIGDYDPNPHYSYSYAVADAVTGDNKSQQESRSGDVVTGSYSLIEADGSQRVVEYTADPVNGFNAVVHRGAGVVKAVAPVAKFASPYAYPAVAKVAAPLAHPYYG
- the LOC126571052 gene encoding larval cuticle protein A3A-like; the protein is MAFKFAVFAAIVAVANAVAIGYPAPLGAYHAPLGVAKVAAPLAYPAVAKVAKIADDYDPNPQYSYSYHIADAVTGDNKEQQESRSGDVVTGSYALVEPDGTRRVVEYTADPVNGFNAVVHREPLAVKAVAPIAKYAAPLAYPAVAKVAAPIAPYGYPAYGKAILG
- the LOC126571051 gene encoding larval cuticle protein A3A-like; amino-acid sequence: MAFKFAVFAAIVAVASAVGIGYPAPLGAYHAPLGGYHAPLGAYHAPLGVAKVAAPLAVAKVTADYDPNPQYSYSYHVADALTGDNKEQQESRSGDVVTGSYALVEPDGTRRVVEYTADPVNGFNAVVHREPLAVKAVAPIAKYAAPLAYPAVAKVAAPIAPYGYPAYGKAILG